In one Denitratisoma sp. genomic region, the following are encoded:
- a CDS encoding glutamate-5-semialdehyde dehydrogenase, which produces MNVKDYMQALGRQARAASRDMAKASTNAKNRALLAMAAAIRRDQAALLAANREDLDAARAAGLDDAMLDRLALSSKSVATMAEGLEQIAALADPIGEMTDLKFRPSGIQVGRMRVPLGVIGIIYEARPNVTVDAAGLCLKAGNAAILRGGSEAIRCNRALAALVHEGLREAGLPAAAVQVVDTTDRAAVGELVTMKEFVDVIVPRGGKGLIERISSEARIPVIKHLDGNCHVYVDDAADADKALRIVDNAKTQRLGTCNTAESLLVARGVAKALLPQLGAMLAGKGVELRGCAESLALLRGAGIDAAKLKEATEQDWYEEYLAAILAVKVVAGVDEAIAHINQYSSQHTDAIVTEDYTRAMRFLREVDSASVMVNASTRFADGFEYGLGAEIGISTDKIHARGPVGLEGLTSQKWVVLGNGEVRQ; this is translated from the coding sequence ATGAACGTGAAGGACTACATGCAGGCCCTCGGCCGCCAGGCGCGCGCGGCTTCGCGCGACATGGCCAAGGCCTCGACCAACGCCAAGAACCGCGCCTTGCTGGCGATGGCCGCGGCCATCCGCCGGGACCAGGCAGCACTGCTTGCCGCCAATCGCGAGGACCTCGACGCCGCGCGCGCCGCCGGCCTCGACGACGCCATGCTCGACCGCCTCGCCCTCTCCAGCAAGTCGGTGGCGACCATGGCCGAGGGATTGGAGCAGATTGCCGCCCTGGCCGACCCGATCGGCGAGATGACCGACCTGAAGTTCCGCCCCTCCGGCATCCAGGTCGGCCGCATGCGCGTGCCGCTCGGCGTCATCGGCATCATCTACGAGGCGCGCCCGAACGTCACCGTCGATGCCGCCGGACTGTGCCTGAAGGCCGGCAACGCCGCCATCCTGCGCGGCGGCTCGGAAGCGATCCGCTGCAACCGCGCGCTCGCCGCGCTGGTGCACGAGGGCCTGCGCGAAGCCGGCCTGCCCGCCGCCGCCGTGCAGGTGGTGGACACCACCGACCGCGCCGCCGTCGGCGAGCTGGTGACCATGAAGGAGTTCGTCGACGTCATCGTGCCGCGCGGCGGCAAGGGGCTGATCGAGCGCATCTCCAGCGAAGCGCGCATCCCGGTCATCAAGCACCTCGACGGCAACTGCCACGTCTATGTGGACGATGCGGCCGACGCCGACAAGGCCCTGCGCATCGTCGACAACGCCAAGACGCAGCGCCTCGGCACCTGCAACACCGCCGAATCGCTGCTGGTGGCGCGCGGCGTCGCCAAGGCATTGCTGCCGCAGCTCGGCGCGATGCTGGCCGGCAAGGGCGTCGAGCTGCGCGGCTGCGCGGAGTCGCTGGCCCTCCTGCGCGGCGCCGGCATCGACGCGGCGAAGCTGAAGGAGGCGACGGAGCAGGACTGGTACGAGGAATACCTCGCCGCTATCCTCGCCGTGAAGGTGGTCGCCGGCGTGGACGAGGCCATCGCGCACATCAACCAGTATTCCTCGCAGCACACAGACGCCATCGTCACCGAAGATTACACGCGGGCGATGCGCTTCCTGCGCGAGGTGGATTCGGCCTCGGTGATGGTGAACGCCTCGACGCGCTTCGCCGACGGCTTCGAGTACGGCCTCGGCGCCGAGATCGGCATCTCGACCGACAAGATCCACGCCCGCGGCCCGGTCGGCCTGGAGGGGCTGACCAGCCAGAAGTGGGTGGTGCTGGGCAATGGGGAGGTTCGACAATAA
- the holA gene encoding DNA polymerase III subunit delta: protein MQLRADQLASHLAKTLAPLYVLHGDEPLLVIEAGDAIRGSAREKGYNEREVLVSGAGFKWDSLMLAAGNLSLFGGNKLVDLRIPNGKPGRDGGEALQRYCERLPDGVLTLVTLPQLDWAARKTSWFNALSQAGVAIELNAPGLAELPDWIALRLARQSQSAERAALEFIAAHVEGNLLAAHQEIQKLGLLHPPGNLTLAQVEDAVLNVARYDVDKLRAALLEGDAARCARLLEGLRGEDVAPPLLLWAFASEIRTLAALRAAQDEGRPLAAALRAERVFDDRRAAALQRALPRLRAPQLRTALLAAARIDRMIKGLVQGDVWDEFLQLALRLARKPT from the coding sequence ATGCAGCTGCGCGCCGACCAGCTCGCCTCGCACCTCGCCAAGACGCTCGCGCCGCTCTACGTCCTGCACGGCGACGAACCGTTGCTGGTGATCGAGGCGGGCGACGCCATCCGCGGCAGCGCCCGGGAAAAGGGCTACAACGAGCGCGAGGTGCTGGTCAGCGGCGCCGGCTTCAAGTGGGATTCGCTGATGCTGGCCGCCGGCAACCTGTCGCTCTTCGGCGGCAACAAGCTGGTCGACCTGCGCATCCCCAACGGCAAGCCCGGCCGCGACGGCGGCGAGGCCCTGCAGCGCTACTGCGAGCGCCTGCCCGACGGCGTGCTGACCCTGGTCACCCTGCCGCAGCTCGACTGGGCCGCGCGCAAGACAAGCTGGTTCAACGCCCTGTCGCAGGCCGGCGTGGCCATCGAACTGAATGCCCCCGGCCTGGCCGAACTGCCCGACTGGATCGCCTTGCGCCTGGCGCGGCAAAGTCAGTCCGCCGAGCGCGCCGCCCTGGAGTTCATCGCCGCCCACGTCGAGGGCAATCTGCTCGCCGCCCACCAGGAAATCCAGAAGCTCGGCCTGCTGCACCCGCCCGGCAATTTGACGCTGGCCCAGGTCGAGGATGCGGTGCTGAATGTGGCGCGCTATGATGTCGACAAGCTGCGCGCCGCCCTGCTCGAGGGCGACGCCGCCCGCTGCGCCCGGCTGCTGGAAGGCCTGCGCGGCGAGGATGTGGCGCCGCCGCTGCTGCTGTGGGCCTTCGCCAGCGAGATCCGCACGCTGGCCGCATTGCGGGCCGCCCAGGACGAAGGCCGGCCGCTGGCGGCGGCCCTGCGCGCCGAGCGCGTCTTCGACGACCGCCGCGCCGCCGCCCTCCAGCGTGCCCTGCCGCGGCTGCGCGCGCCGCAACTGCGCACAGCGCTGCTCGCCGCGGCGCGCATCGACCGCATGATCAAGGGGCTGGTGCAGGGCGACGTCTGGGACGAATTTCTCCAGCTGGCCCTGCGGCTGGCAAGGAAACCGACATGA
- the lptE gene encoding LPS assembly lipoprotein LptE, translating into MRALISVMLALMLAACGFQLRGAQPLPFSSLYIPADSWETGALLKRNIRALNSTQLTETPQEAQAVFTLLGEAREKNILSLSGTGRVREYQLRYRLAFRVHDLKGREFIAPTEIVLVRDISFSDERVLAKEQEEALLYRDMQNDMVQQLMRRMAAAKVSG; encoded by the coding sequence ATGCGCGCGTTGATTTCCGTGATGTTGGCCCTGATGCTCGCCGCCTGCGGCTTCCAGCTGCGCGGCGCGCAGCCGCTGCCCTTCTCCAGCCTGTACATCCCCGCCGACAGCTGGGAAACGGGTGCCCTGCTGAAACGCAACATCCGCGCCCTCAACAGCACGCAACTCACCGAGACGCCCCAGGAAGCCCAGGCGGTGTTCACGCTCCTCGGCGAGGCGCGCGAGAAGAACATCCTCAGCCTGTCCGGCACCGGCCGGGTGCGCGAATACCAGCTGCGCTACCGCCTCGCCTTCCGCGTGCACGACCTGAAGGGCAGGGAATTCATCGCCCCCACCGAGATCGTCCTGGTGCGCGACATCAGCTTCAGCGACGAGCGGGTGCTGGCCAAGGAGCAGGAAGAGGCCCTGCTCTACCGCGACATGCAGAACGACATGGTGCAGCAGCTGATGCGCCGCATGGCCGCCGCAAAGGTCTCCGGCTAA
- the leuS gene encoding leucine--tRNA ligase → MQEKYAPAGIEQAAQQHWETTAAFRAVEDLAKPKYYCLSMFPYPSGKLHMGHVRNYTIGDVLTRYHRMRGFNVLQPMGWDAFGLPAENAAMANAVPPAQWTYDNIAYMKKQLRSLGFALDWERELATCKPDYYKWNQWLFLRMLEKGLAYQKTGVVNWDPVDQTVLANEQVIDGRGWRTGAVVEKREIPMYYLAITKYAEELLAALDGLPGWPERVKTMQANWIGKSYGVRFAFPYELDGKQEKLWVFTTRADTIMGVTFCAVAAEHSLAARAARDNPALAAFIEECKQGSVMEADLATMEKKGMPTGIFVGHPLTGEQVEVWVGNYVLMGYGEGAVMAVPAHDERDFHFAKKYGLPINQVIDIPGKPFSLDAWQEWYADKESGRCVNSGKYDGLGIREAVDAIAADLKAKGLGDKQVTWRLRDWGISRQRYWGCPIPLIHCEQCGTVPVPDDQLPVVLPEDCVPDGSGNPLNKRPDFLDCACPKCGGRARRETDTMDTFVDSSWYYSRYACAGNDQAMVDERVKYWLPVDQYIGGIEHAILHLLYSRFWTKIMRDLGLVGFDEPFSRLLTQGMVLNEIFFRKPASGRISYFNPADVELKFDDKGNRAGAVLKADGQPVESGGIGTMSKSKNNGVDPQHLIEQYGADTARFFMMFASPPEQTLEWSDSGVDGSYRFLKRLWAFAAAARDFVKAAPCEPSKLDNALAAVRRDIHLNLKQANYDFHKFQFNTVASAAMKMLNALERAPKEAAGYAALVREGLSVLLRLLSPITPHICHHLWRELGYGEDILHAAWPEPLDEALAQNEIELVLQVNGKLRGAVKVPAAAAKEQIEAAALACDVAQKYMEGKPARKVVVVPGRLVNIVV, encoded by the coding sequence ATGCAGGAAAAATACGCCCCGGCCGGGATCGAGCAGGCCGCCCAGCAGCACTGGGAAACCACCGCCGCCTTCCGCGCCGTCGAAGATCTCGCCAAGCCGAAGTACTACTGCCTGTCGATGTTCCCCTACCCGTCGGGCAAGCTGCACATGGGCCACGTGCGCAACTACACCATCGGCGACGTGCTGACGCGCTACCACCGCATGCGCGGCTTCAACGTCCTGCAGCCGATGGGCTGGGATGCCTTCGGCCTGCCGGCGGAGAACGCCGCCATGGCCAATGCCGTGCCGCCGGCGCAGTGGACCTACGACAACATCGCCTACATGAAGAAGCAGCTCAGGTCGCTGGGCTTCGCCCTCGACTGGGAGCGCGAGCTGGCGACCTGCAAGCCCGACTACTACAAGTGGAACCAGTGGCTGTTCCTGCGCATGCTGGAGAAGGGCCTCGCCTACCAGAAGACCGGCGTGGTGAACTGGGACCCGGTCGACCAGACCGTGCTCGCCAACGAGCAGGTCATCGACGGCCGCGGCTGGCGCACCGGCGCCGTGGTGGAGAAGCGCGAGATCCCGATGTACTACCTCGCCATCACGAAATACGCCGAGGAGCTGCTCGCCGCCCTCGACGGACTGCCCGGCTGGCCCGAGCGGGTGAAGACCATGCAGGCCAACTGGATCGGCAAGAGTTACGGCGTGCGCTTCGCCTTCCCCTACGAGCTCGACGGCAAACAGGAGAAGCTGTGGGTGTTCACCACCCGCGCCGACACCATCATGGGCGTCACCTTCTGCGCGGTGGCCGCCGAGCACTCCCTGGCCGCCCGCGCCGCGCGCGACAACCCGGCGCTGGCCGCCTTCATCGAGGAGTGCAAGCAGGGCTCGGTCATGGAGGCGGACCTCGCCACCATGGAAAAGAAGGGCATGCCGACCGGCATCTTCGTCGGCCACCCGCTCACCGGCGAGCAGGTCGAGGTCTGGGTCGGCAACTACGTGCTGATGGGCTACGGCGAAGGCGCCGTGATGGCCGTGCCGGCGCACGACGAGCGCGACTTCCACTTCGCCAAGAAATACGGCCTGCCGATCAATCAGGTCATCGACATTCCGGGCAAGCCGTTCTCGCTCGACGCCTGGCAGGAGTGGTATGCCGACAAGGAAAGCGGCCGCTGCGTGAATTCCGGCAAGTACGACGGCCTCGGCATCAGGGAGGCAGTGGACGCCATCGCCGCCGACCTCAAGGCCAAGGGCCTCGGCGACAAGCAGGTCACCTGGCGCCTGCGCGACTGGGGCATCTCGCGCCAGCGCTACTGGGGCTGCCCGATCCCGCTCATCCACTGCGAGCAATGCGGCACCGTGCCGGTGCCCGACGATCAGCTCCCCGTGGTGCTGCCGGAGGACTGCGTGCCGGACGGCTCCGGCAACCCGCTCAACAAGCGGCCCGACTTCCTCGACTGCGCCTGCCCGAAGTGCGGCGGCCGCGCGCGGCGCGAGACCGACACCATGGACACCTTCGTCGACTCGTCCTGGTACTACAGCCGCTATGCCTGCGCCGGCAACGACCAGGCGATGGTGGACGAGCGGGTGAAGTACTGGCTGCCGGTCGACCAGTACATCGGCGGCATCGAGCACGCCATCCTGCACCTGCTCTACTCGCGCTTCTGGACCAAGATCATGCGCGACCTCGGCCTGGTCGGCTTCGACGAGCCGTTCAGCCGCCTGCTCACGCAGGGCATGGTGCTCAACGAAATCTTCTTCCGCAAGCCGGCGTCGGGTCGCATCAGCTACTTCAATCCGGCCGACGTCGAACTGAAGTTCGACGACAAGGGCAACCGCGCCGGCGCGGTGCTGAAGGCCGACGGCCAGCCGGTCGAGTCGGGCGGCATCGGCACCATGTCGAAGTCGAAGAACAACGGCGTCGACCCGCAGCACCTGATCGAGCAGTACGGCGCCGACACGGCGCGCTTCTTCATGATGTTCGCCAGCCCGCCCGAGCAGACGCTGGAGTGGTCGGACTCGGGCGTGGACGGCAGCTACCGCTTCCTCAAGCGCCTGTGGGCCTTCGCCGCCGCCGCGCGCGATTTCGTGAAGGCAGCGCCGTGCGAGCCGTCAAAGCTGGACAACGCGCTGGCCGCCGTGCGCCGCGACATCCACCTGAACCTGAAGCAGGCCAACTACGACTTCCACAAGTTCCAGTTCAACACGGTGGCCTCGGCCGCCATGAAGATGCTGAACGCCCTGGAGCGCGCGCCGAAGGAGGCCGCGGGCTACGCGGCGCTGGTGCGCGAAGGCCTGTCCGTCCTGCTGCGCCTGCTCTCCCCCATCACGCCCCACATCTGCCATCATCTCTGGCGCGAGCTGGGATACGGCGAGGATATCCTGCATGCCGCCTGGCCGGAGCCGCTGGACGAGGCGCTGGCGCAGAACGAGATCGAGCTGGTGCTGCAGGTCAACGGCAAGCTGCGCGGCGCCGTCAAGGTGCCGGCCGCCGCCGCGAAGGAGCAGATCGAGGCGGCCGCGCTGGCCTGCGATGTGGCGCAGAAATACATGGAAGGCAAGCCGGCGAGAAAGGTGGTCGTCGTGCCCGGCCGGCTGGTCAATATCGTCGTCTGA
- a CDS encoding FecR family protein encodes MGKALFWAMLALAAQAWAAPQAVVDAVQAPAWRDREGRVEPLAPGMELKSRDRIRTGAGSRVYLRLADGSTVKLGENGVLLAERLGPGDRRFFSAALDVAKGAFRFTTDKLRRLSRRDISIRVATVTAGIRGTDIWGKTEPERDFVCLLEGRIGVSHQDGDSREMSEPLTFYVAPRGQPPKGIEKADPETVRKWAAETEIAPGAGALRRGGQWKLLLARADSQQEALAVFDRLAAAGYPPSIRPRAGDGVVRYEVLLRNLASRAEAEALAGGLKARLGLEAKVLR; translated from the coding sequence ATGGGAAAAGCCCTGTTTTGGGCCATGCTGGCGCTTGCCGCCCAGGCCTGGGCGGCACCCCAGGCCGTGGTGGACGCCGTGCAGGCGCCGGCCTGGCGCGACCGCGAGGGCCGTGTCGAGCCGCTGGCGCCGGGGATGGAGCTGAAAAGCCGCGACCGCATTCGCACCGGTGCGGGTTCGCGTGTTTACCTCAGGCTCGCCGATGGCAGCACGGTCAAGCTGGGCGAGAACGGCGTCCTCCTGGCCGAGCGCCTGGGGCCCGGCGACCGTCGATTCTTTTCCGCCGCACTCGATGTCGCCAAGGGCGCCTTCCGCTTCACCACCGACAAGCTGAGGAGGCTTTCCCGGCGCGACATCAGCATCCGCGTCGCCACCGTGACGGCCGGCATCCGCGGCACCGACATCTGGGGCAAGACCGAGCCGGAGCGGGATTTCGTCTGCCTGCTGGAAGGCCGCATCGGCGTCAGCCACCAGGACGGCGATTCACGGGAGATGAGCGAGCCTTTGACCTTCTACGTGGCGCCGCGCGGCCAGCCGCCGAAGGGCATCGAGAAAGCCGATCCCGAAACGGTGAGGAAGTGGGCTGCGGAAACCGAAATCGCGCCGGGGGCGGGTGCCCTGCGTCGCGGCGGGCAGTGGAAACTGCTGCTGGCCCGTGCCGACAGCCAGCAGGAGGCCCTGGCGGTGTTTGACCGCCTCGCCGCGGCGGGCTATCCGCCTTCGATCCGGCCGCGCGCCGGTGACGGGGTGGTGCGCTATGAGGTCCTGCTGCGCAACCTGGCCAGCCGTGCCGAGGCCGAGGCGCTGGCGGGGGGTCTCAAGGCCCGGCTTGGCCTCGAAGCAAAGGTGTTGCGCTAG
- a CDS encoding ATP-binding protein, with the protein MCIRGRLNAELEQRVQERTAELTAANRELESFAYSISHDLRAPLRGIDGFSKLLADEYRERLDDEGVDYLDRVRRAAQRMGTLIDDILELSRVTRQEMRRVRVDLSQIAAEIIEERSRAEPDHRVAVTLAPDCTAHGDPQLLRVLMQNLLENAWKYSAKKADPAIEFGRETIDGETVFFVRDNGVGFDMKYADRLFTPFQRLHRPEEFEGTGIGLATVARIIRRHGGRVWAESGPDEGTTLRFVLGDKPAGQGI; encoded by the coding sequence ATGTGTATAAGAGGCCGCCTCAACGCCGAGCTGGAGCAGCGTGTGCAGGAGCGTACGGCGGAATTGACGGCGGCCAACCGCGAGTTGGAGTCCTTCGCCTATTCCATCTCCCACGACCTGAGGGCACCGCTGCGCGGCATCGACGGCTTCAGCAAGCTGCTCGCCGACGAATACCGCGAGCGCCTCGACGACGAGGGCGTCGACTACCTCGACCGCGTGCGCCGCGCCGCCCAGCGCATGGGCACCCTCATCGACGACATCCTCGAACTGTCCCGCGTCACCCGCCAGGAAATGCGCCGCGTCAGGGTCGACCTCTCCCAGATCGCCGCCGAAATCATCGAGGAGCGCTCCCGCGCCGAGCCCGACCACCGCGTCGCCGTCACCCTGGCACCCGACTGTACCGCCCATGGCGACCCGCAGCTGCTGCGCGTGCTCATGCAGAACCTGCTGGAGAACGCCTGGAAGTACTCCGCCAAGAAGGCCGACCCCGCCATCGAGTTCGGCCGCGAGACGATCGACGGCGAGACCGTCTTCTTCGTCCGCGACAACGGCGTCGGCTTCGACATGAAGTACGCCGACCGCCTGTTCACCCCCTTCCAGCGACTGCACCGCCCCGAAGAGTTCGAAGGCACCGGCATCGGCCTGGCCACCGTCGCCCGCATCATCCGCCGACACGGCGGCCGCGTCTGGGCCGAATCAGGCCCGGACGAAGGAACGACATTGCGGTTCGTGTTGGGCGACAAACCGGCCGGGCAAGGGATATAA
- a CDS encoding PAS domain S-box protein translates to MSAKQKNIASAEAMDASKVRALRMTGWFLLAAPSFYLVLLFAAFPGHVVRGIGPGFLLVLAIVTLLLLRTGRALTAARLLVYAGWTGLAVAAAFGGGVYAPQIVALPLAIVLAGWMLGPRHAIAVAALSILLGLGLAVATHLGRLALPPPAPPLLMWISFALPAAIVCLLTLYIVRSYEGRLEAQRRTEEELRRSEDKFGKVFRSNPLAVSITRLEDGRYVDVNDTWLQLFGWSREEVVGRTSLELGKWVQPADRESWAGALRRSGRIQNMETRFHTKNGGVLDVLLSAEMIDLAGEQCALIMVSDNTDRKRAEQALRESETLLRIAVQGGNIGLWEWDVATDKLRWNKRLRAIFGLPPDEGELTLPRFLAAIHPDDVEATQDAFMTALANDTEFDKEYRIVWPDGTVRWIVARGHGEYAADGTPLRMTGAALDITERLQAEASQRESQERFAKIFEASPVTILITRKDTGQYLNVNESFTRQFGWARQEVIGRTSLDIGIWQSARERERWVDELGRRGTVRDYEVGLLTRSGELRQTVVAAEAIEIGGMPCIISMIHDITDRKQAEEALRASQARLTEAQRIGHFGSWDLDLATGRMEWTDELFRIFDCGRDAFGGTWNALLDMVHPDDMPVIRNAFRESAATQGAYEIDHRIVTPAGQVKFLHVRWEVSFDEGGKPVRALGTAQDITEQRLAKAEIERLNAELEQRVQERTAELTAANRELESFAYSISHDLRAPLRGIDGFSKLLADEYRERLDDEGVDYLDRVRRAAQRMGTLIDDILELSRVTRQEMRRVRVDLSQIAAEIIEERSRAEPDHRVAVTLAPDCTAHGDPQLLRVLMQNLLENAWKYSAKKADPAIEFGRETIDGETVFFVRDNGVGFDMKYADRLFTPFQRLHRPEEFEGTGIGLATVARIIRRHGGRVWAESGPDEGTTLRFVLGAGGRP, encoded by the coding sequence ATGAGCGCCAAGCAGAAAAACATTGCTTCGGCCGAGGCAATGGATGCATCGAAAGTACGCGCCCTGCGCATGACGGGCTGGTTCCTGCTCGCGGCGCCGTCGTTTTACCTGGTCCTGCTGTTCGCGGCCTTTCCCGGGCATGTCGTGCGCGGCATCGGCCCCGGCTTCCTGCTGGTCCTGGCGATCGTCACCCTGCTGCTGCTGCGCACCGGCCGTGCCCTGACGGCCGCCCGCCTGCTCGTCTATGCCGGCTGGACCGGGCTCGCCGTGGCGGCAGCCTTCGGCGGCGGCGTCTACGCGCCGCAGATCGTCGCCCTGCCGCTGGCCATCGTCCTGGCGGGCTGGATGCTCGGGCCGCGCCACGCCATCGCCGTCGCTGCGCTGTCCATCCTGCTGGGGCTCGGGCTGGCCGTGGCGACGCACCTCGGGCGGCTGGCCCTGCCGCCGCCGGCGCCGCCCCTCCTGATGTGGATCTCCTTCGCGCTGCCCGCGGCCATCGTCTGCCTGCTCACCTTGTACATCGTCCGCAGCTACGAGGGCCGCCTGGAGGCGCAGCGGCGCACCGAGGAAGAACTGCGCCGGTCCGAGGACAAGTTCGGCAAGGTGTTCCGCTCCAATCCGCTGGCCGTCTCCATCACCCGCCTCGAGGACGGCCGCTACGTCGACGTCAACGACACCTGGCTGCAGCTTTTCGGCTGGTCGCGCGAGGAGGTGGTCGGCCGCACCTCCCTCGAACTGGGCAAGTGGGTGCAGCCGGCCGACCGCGAATCCTGGGCCGGCGCACTGCGGCGGTCCGGGCGCATCCAGAACATGGAAACGCGCTTCCACACGAAAAACGGCGGGGTCCTGGACGTGCTGCTCTCGGCCGAGATGATCGACCTCGCCGGCGAGCAATGCGCGCTGATCATGGTCTCGGACAACACGGACCGCAAGCGCGCGGAGCAGGCCCTGCGCGAGAGCGAAACCCTGCTCCGCATCGCGGTGCAGGGCGGCAACATCGGTCTGTGGGAGTGGGACGTCGCCACGGACAAGCTGCGCTGGAACAAGCGCCTGCGGGCCATCTTCGGCCTGCCGCCGGACGAGGGCGAACTGACCCTGCCACGCTTCCTGGCCGCCATCCATCCGGACGATGTGGAGGCAACCCAGGACGCCTTCATGACGGCCCTCGCCAACGACACGGAATTCGACAAGGAATACCGCATCGTCTGGCCGGACGGCACGGTGCGCTGGATCGTCGCGCGCGGGCACGGCGAATACGCGGCCGACGGCACCCCGTTGCGCATGACCGGCGCCGCCCTGGACATCACGGAGCGCCTACAGGCAGAAGCTTCGCAGCGCGAGTCGCAGGAGCGGTTTGCCAAGATCTTCGAGGCCAGCCCCGTCACCATCCTCATCACGCGCAAGGACACCGGGCAGTACCTGAACGTCAATGAGTCCTTTACCCGCCAGTTCGGCTGGGCCCGGCAGGAAGTCATCGGCCGCACTTCGCTGGACATCGGCATCTGGCAATCGGCCCGCGAGCGCGAACGCTGGGTCGACGAACTGGGCCGGCGCGGCACCGTGCGCGACTACGAGGTCGGCCTGCTGACCAGGTCGGGCGAACTCCGCCAAACCGTGGTCGCCGCCGAAGCCATCGAGATCGGGGGCATGCCCTGCATCATCTCCATGATCCACGACATCACCGACCGCAAGCAGGCGGAAGAGGCGCTGAGGGCCAGCCAGGCGCGCCTGACCGAAGCACAACGCATCGGCCATTTCGGCAGCTGGGACCTCGACCTGGCGACCGGCCGCATGGAATGGACGGACGAACTCTTCAGGATCTTCGATTGCGGGCGCGACGCATTCGGCGGCACCTGGAACGCCCTGCTCGACATGGTGCATCCGGATGACATGCCCGTCATCCGCAACGCCTTCCGGGAGTCGGCCGCGACGCAGGGCGCCTACGAGATCGATCATCGCATCGTCACGCCGGCGGGGCAGGTCAAGTTCCTGCATGTTCGCTGGGAAGTGTCTTTCGACGAAGGCGGCAAACCGGTGCGGGCCCTCGGCACCGCACAGGACATCACCGAGCAGAGGCTGGCCAAGGCCGAGATCGAACGCCTCAACGCCGAGCTGGAGCAGCGTGTGCAGGAGCGTACGGCGGAATTGACGGCGGCCAACCGCGAGTTGGAGTCCTTCGCCTATTCCATCTCCCACGACCTGAGGGCACCGCTGCGCGGCATCGACGGCTTCAGCAAGCTGCTCGCCGACGAATACCGCGAGCGCCTCGACGACGAGGGCGTCGACTACCTCGACCGCGTGCGCCGCGCCGCCCAGCGCATGGGCACCCTCATCGACGACATCCTCGAACTGTCCCGCGTCACCCGCCAGGAAATGCGCCGCGTCAGGGTCGACCTCTCCCAGATCGCCGCCGAAATCATCGAGGAGCGCTCCCGCGCCGAGCCCGACCACCGCGTCGCCGTCACCCTGGCACCCGACTGTACCGCCCATGGCGACCCGCAGCTGCTGCGCGTGCTCATGCAGAACCTGCTGGAGAACGCCTGGAAGTACTCCGCCAAGAAGGCCGACCCCGCCATCGAGTTCGGCCGCGAGACGATCGACGGCGAGACCGTCTTCTTCGTCCGCGACAACGGCGTCGGCTTCGACATGAAGTACGCCGACCGCCTGTTCACCCCCTTCCAGCGACTGCACCGCCCCGAAGAGTTCGAAGGCACCGGCATCGGCCTGGCCACCGTCGCCCGCATCATCCGCCGACACGGCGGCCGCGTCTGGGCCGAATCAGGCCCGGACGAAGGAACGACATTGCGGTTCGTGTTGGGCGCGGGCGGGAGGCCATGA